The following proteins are encoded in a genomic region of Streptomyces sp. SLBN-31:
- a CDS encoding GH12 family glycosyl hydrolase domain-containing protein translates to MAANTLRRRITMAVIAPALAFGATVGLASAPASAAVWSSCDQWASTTLNGYTLYNDIWGSGAGTQCIWANSGTNWGVNANHPNTGGIKSYPNGTKAINKSITSLGSLSSGYNVTVPSSGAYETAYDIWDTNHKYEIMLWMNKTGAVGPLGTSQGTVTLGGHTWTVYKGNNGSNDVFSFVRTSNSSSGTVNILPILKWIKDTKGWFGNVTIGDLQFGFEITSSSGGLNFTVNSESVSSS, encoded by the coding sequence ATGGCAGCAAACACCCTCCGCCGCCGGATCACGATGGCCGTGATCGCCCCCGCGCTGGCGTTCGGAGCCACCGTCGGCCTCGCCTCCGCCCCCGCCTCGGCCGCCGTCTGGAGCTCCTGCGACCAGTGGGCCAGCACGACCCTGAACGGCTACACGCTCTACAACGACATCTGGGGTTCCGGCGCCGGCACTCAGTGCATCTGGGCCAACTCCGGCACCAACTGGGGCGTCAACGCCAACCACCCCAACACCGGCGGCATCAAGTCCTACCCCAACGGCACGAAGGCGATCAACAAGTCGATCACCTCGCTCGGTTCGCTCTCCAGCGGCTACAACGTCACGGTCCCGTCGTCCGGCGCCTACGAGACCGCCTACGACATCTGGGACACCAACCACAAGTACGAGATCATGCTCTGGATGAACAAGACCGGAGCCGTCGGTCCGCTCGGCACCTCGCAGGGCACCGTCACGCTGGGCGGTCACACCTGGACCGTCTACAAGGGCAACAACGGCTCCAACGACGTGTTCTCGTTCGTCCGCACCTCCAACTCCAGCTCCGGCACCGTCAACATCCTGCCGATCCTGAAGTGGATCAAGGACACCAAGGGCTGGTTCGGCAACGTCACCATCGGTGACCTCCAGTTCGGCTTCGAGATCACGTCCTCGTCCGGTGGCCTGAACTTCACCGTCAACAGCGAGAGCGTCAGCAGCAGCTGA
- the dxr gene encoding 1-deoxy-D-xylulose-5-phosphate reductoisomerase, with the protein MSDSPALRGRGPETPSAPRRPARALADPHLVYDPVTGSGPKDVVILGSTGSIGTQAIDLVLRNPDRFRVTGLSANGGRVTLLAEQAHRLRARTVAVAREDVVPQLREALTSRYGAGEPLPEILAGPDAATQLAGSDCHTVLNGITGSIGLAPTLAALKAGRTLALANKESLIVGGPLVKALAEPGQIIPVDSEHAALFQALAAGTRADVRKLVVTASGGPFRGRTKAQLADVTVEDALAHPTWAMGPVITINSATLVNKGLEVIEAHLLYDIPFSRIEVVVHPQSYVHSMIEFTDGSTIAQATPPDMRGPIAIGLGWPERVPDAAPAFDWSKASTWEFFPLDNDAFPSVNLARHVGELAGTAPAVFNAANEECVEAFRTGELPFNGIMETVTRVVEEHGTPVTGTSLTVSDVLEAETWARARARELTAQTATAEARA; encoded by the coding sequence ATGAGCGACAGTCCAGCACTCCGAGGGCGCGGCCCGGAAACCCCGTCCGCCCCGCGACGCCCAGCACGCGCCCTCGCCGACCCGCACCTCGTCTACGACCCCGTGACCGGCAGCGGTCCCAAGGACGTGGTGATCCTCGGCTCCACCGGATCGATCGGCACCCAGGCCATCGACCTCGTGCTGCGCAACCCCGACCGCTTCCGGGTCACCGGCCTCTCCGCGAACGGCGGCCGCGTCACCCTCCTCGCCGAGCAGGCGCACCGGCTCCGCGCACGGACCGTCGCGGTGGCCCGCGAGGACGTCGTACCGCAGTTGCGCGAGGCACTGACGAGCCGCTACGGCGCCGGGGAGCCGCTCCCCGAGATCCTCGCCGGCCCGGACGCGGCCACCCAGCTCGCGGGCTCCGACTGCCATACCGTGCTGAACGGCATCACCGGCTCCATCGGTCTCGCGCCGACCCTCGCCGCCCTGAAGGCGGGCCGCACCCTCGCGCTCGCGAACAAGGAGTCGCTCATCGTCGGCGGCCCGCTGGTCAAGGCGCTCGCCGAGCCCGGTCAGATCATCCCGGTCGACTCCGAGCACGCGGCCCTGTTCCAGGCGCTCGCGGCCGGCACCCGGGCCGACGTGCGCAAGCTCGTGGTGACCGCCTCCGGCGGCCCGTTCCGCGGCCGTACGAAGGCCCAGCTGGCGGACGTCACGGTCGAGGACGCCCTCGCGCACCCCACCTGGGCCATGGGCCCGGTGATCACGATCAACTCCGCGACCCTCGTCAACAAGGGACTGGAAGTCATCGAGGCCCACCTCCTCTACGACATTCCCTTCAGTCGCATTGAGGTGGTCGTGCACCCTCAGTCGTATGTCCACTCGATGATTGAGTTCACGGACGGATCTACGATCGCCCAGGCGACGCCCCCTGACATGCGCGGGCCCATCGCCATCGGGCTCGGCTGGCCCGAGCGCGTCCCGGACGCGGCGCCGGCCTTCGACTGGAGCAAGGCCTCGACGTGGGAGTTCTTCCCGCTCGACAACGACGCGTTCCCCTCGGTGAACCTCGCCCGGCACGTGGGTGAGCTCGCGGGCACCGCCCCGGCGGTGTTCAATGCGGCCAACGAGGAGTGCGTGGAGGCGTTCCGCACCGGCGAGCTGCCCTTCAACGGGATCATGGAGACCGTGACACGGGTCGTGGAGGAGCACGGCACACCGGTCACGGGAACCTCGCTCACCGTGTCGGACGTCCTCGAAGCGGAGACCTGGGCCCGGGCCCGGGCCCGGGAACTGACAGCGCAGACGGCGACCGCGGAGGCGCGTGCATGA
- a CDS encoding acyl-CoA dehydrogenase family protein, translated as MSASPSESAGRPTVSEREARQVAEAAREQEWRKPSFAKELFLGRFRLDLVHPHPTPSTEAAQRGEEFLAKLRDFCETKVDGALIEREGRIPDEVINGLKELGALGMKIDTKYGGLGLTQVYYNKALALAGSASPAIGVLLSAHQSIGVPQPLKLFGTDEQRERFLPRCARTDISAFLLTEPDVGSDPARLATSAVPDGDDYVLDGVKLWTTNGVVADLLVVMARVPKSEGHKGGITAFVVETNSPGVTVENRNAFMGLRGIENGVTRFHQVRVPAANRIGPEGAGLKIALTTLNTGRLSLPASCVAAGKWCLKIAREWSAAREQWGKPIAHHEAVGAKISFIAATTFALEAVLDLSSQMADENRNDIRIEGALAKLYASEMGWLIADELVQIRGGRGFETAESLAARGERAVPAEQVLRDLRINRIFEGSTEIMHLLIAREAVDAHLTVAGDLIDPEKSLQDKAKAGANAGVFYAKWLPKLVAGPGQLPVSYGEFKHEVDLSPHLRHVERHARKLARSTFYAMSRWQGKMETKQGFLGRIVDIGAELFAMSAACVRAEMLRSQGDHGREAYQLADVFCRQARIRVEELFNRLWTNTDDLDRTLVKGVMSGTYAWLEEGIVDPSGEGPWIAETAPGASKKDNLHRPIR; from the coding sequence ATGTCCGCCAGTCCCTCCGAGTCCGCTGGACGCCCCACCGTCTCCGAACGTGAGGCCCGTCAGGTGGCCGAGGCCGCCCGGGAACAGGAATGGCGCAAGCCCAGCTTCGCCAAGGAACTGTTCCTCGGCCGCTTCCGGCTCGACCTGGTCCACCCCCACCCCACCCCCTCCACCGAGGCAGCCCAGCGCGGCGAGGAGTTCCTCGCCAAACTCCGCGACTTCTGCGAGACGAAGGTCGACGGCGCGCTGATCGAACGCGAGGGCCGCATCCCCGACGAGGTCATCAACGGCCTCAAGGAACTCGGCGCCCTCGGCATGAAGATCGACACCAAGTACGGCGGCCTCGGCCTGACCCAGGTCTACTACAACAAGGCCCTGGCACTGGCCGGTTCCGCCAGCCCGGCGATCGGCGTCCTGCTGTCGGCCCACCAGTCGATCGGCGTACCCCAGCCGCTCAAGCTGTTCGGCACCGACGAGCAGCGGGAGCGGTTCCTGCCGCGGTGCGCCCGCACCGACATCAGCGCCTTCCTGCTCACCGAGCCCGACGTCGGCTCCGACCCGGCCCGGCTCGCCACCTCCGCCGTGCCCGATGGGGACGACTACGTCCTCGACGGGGTGAAACTGTGGACCACCAACGGCGTCGTCGCCGACCTGCTCGTCGTCATGGCCCGGGTGCCGAAGAGCGAGGGCCACAAGGGCGGCATCACCGCCTTCGTCGTCGAGACCAACTCGCCCGGCGTCACCGTCGAGAACCGCAACGCCTTCATGGGCCTGCGCGGCATCGAGAACGGCGTCACCCGCTTCCACCAGGTCCGCGTGCCCGCCGCCAACCGCATCGGTCCCGAGGGCGCCGGCCTCAAGATCGCGCTGACCACCCTCAACACCGGCCGCCTCTCGCTGCCCGCCTCCTGCGTGGCCGCCGGCAAATGGTGCCTGAAGATCGCCCGCGAGTGGTCGGCGGCCCGCGAGCAGTGGGGCAAGCCGATCGCCCACCACGAGGCCGTCGGCGCGAAGATCTCCTTCATCGCGGCGACGACCTTCGCCCTGGAGGCCGTACTCGACCTCTCCTCGCAGATGGCCGACGAGAACCGCAACGACATCCGTATCGAGGGCGCCCTGGCCAAGCTGTACGCCTCCGAGATGGGCTGGCTGATCGCCGACGAACTGGTCCAGATCCGCGGCGGCCGCGGCTTCGAGACCGCCGAGTCCCTCGCCGCCCGCGGCGAACGGGCGGTCCCCGCCGAACAGGTCCTGCGCGACCTGCGCATCAACCGCATCTTCGAGGGCTCGACGGAGATCATGCACCTCCTCATCGCCCGCGAGGCGGTCGACGCCCACCTCACCGTGGCAGGCGACCTGATCGACCCCGAGAAGTCCCTCCAGGACAAGGCGAAGGCGGGCGCCAACGCCGGCGTCTTCTACGCCAAGTGGCTCCCCAAACTCGTCGCCGGCCCCGGACAACTCCCCGTTTCCTACGGTGAGTTCAAGCACGAGGTCGACCTCTCGCCGCACCTGCGCCACGTCGAACGGCACGCCCGCAAGCTCGCCCGCTCCACCTTCTACGCCATGTCCCGCTGGCAGGGGAAGATGGAGACCAAGCAGGGCTTCCTCGGCCGGATCGTCGACATCGGCGCCGAACTGTTCGCGATGAGCGCCGCCTGCGTCCGCGCCGAGATGCTGCGCAGCCAGGGCGACCACGGCCGCGAGGCCTACCAGCTCGCCGACGTCTTCTGCCGCCAGGCCCGCATCCGCGTCGAGGAACTCTTCAACCGCCTGTGGACCAACACCGACGACCTGGACCGCACGCTGGTCAAGGGCGTCATGTCCGGCACCTACGCATGGCTGGAGGAGGGCATCGTCGACCCGTCCGGCGAGGGCCCGTGGATCGCCGAGACGGCCCCCGGAGCGTCGAAGAAGGACAACCTGCACCGGCCGATCCGCTGA
- a CDS encoding TIM-barrel domain-containing protein, which produces MNQPAENQTQVSLAQSSPTVGTFRERDGALEWSGRQETLRIEPWGPDAVRVRARLGGPILHGLPGALLDEPPATESSVKIGDGEGQLTVGALTVHVDAEGLVRFLRTDDLGELLAEERAHFWWPGSRLYTAVGNGHHRLEQRFAAYDDEKLFGLGQHQHGRLDQKGLVLDLVQRNAEVGIPVLTSSRGYTLLWNNPAIGRVELAGNGTRWVADSARQIDYWITAGSPADGQRRYSAVTGRTPMLPEWAAGFWQCKLRYRTQDELLAVAREYKRRGLPISAIVCDFFHWTHLGEWKFDPAEWPDPAAMVRELEELGIKLVVSVWPSVSPLSENHPVMEQRGYFIGTQYGPTAHADWPDKGVASTVQVAFYDATNPEAREFVWSRVRDNYLIPYGITAFWLDACEPELKPGFQENLRYWAGPGLEVGNIYPAENSRTFHEGLRAAGEEVVTLNRSAWAGSQRYGAALWSGDIGTDFPTLRRQIAAGLNTALSGIPWWNTDIGGFHGGDPDDPAYRELMIRWFQFGALSPLMRLHGFRDPGMPLGPEMTGGPNEVWSYGDEAGAVLERYLRLRERLKPYVLRVMREAHEEGLPVMRPLFLEFPQDQAAWSVDDAYLLGRDLLVAPVLTAGATARTAYLPAGATWTDAWTGQTYEGGARVTVDAPLDRIPLFLRDGARLPVAE; this is translated from the coding sequence GTGAATCAGCCTGCCGAAAACCAGACCCAGGTCTCGCTCGCGCAGTCGTCCCCCACCGTCGGCACCTTCCGTGAGCGGGACGGCGCGCTGGAGTGGAGCGGCCGCCAGGAGACCCTCCGTATCGAGCCTTGGGGCCCGGACGCGGTCCGGGTCCGGGCGCGACTCGGCGGCCCGATCCTGCACGGTCTGCCGGGCGCCCTCCTCGACGAGCCGCCGGCCACCGAGAGCAGCGTCAAGATCGGTGACGGGGAAGGGCAGTTGACGGTCGGCGCGCTGACCGTGCACGTCGACGCCGAAGGCCTGGTCCGCTTCCTGCGCACGGACGACCTCGGGGAACTGCTGGCCGAGGAGCGCGCCCACTTCTGGTGGCCGGGCTCGCGGCTGTACACGGCCGTCGGCAACGGCCACCACCGCCTGGAACAGCGGTTCGCCGCCTACGACGACGAGAAACTGTTCGGCCTCGGCCAGCACCAGCACGGCCGTCTGGACCAGAAGGGCCTGGTCCTGGACCTGGTCCAGCGCAACGCCGAGGTCGGCATCCCGGTGCTGACCTCCAGCCGCGGCTACACCCTTCTGTGGAACAACCCGGCGATCGGCCGGGTGGAGCTGGCGGGCAACGGCACCCGGTGGGTGGCCGACTCCGCCCGGCAGATCGACTACTGGATCACGGCCGGCTCCCCGGCCGACGGCCAGCGCCGCTACAGCGCGGTGACCGGCCGTACGCCGATGTTGCCGGAGTGGGCGGCGGGCTTCTGGCAGTGCAAGCTGCGCTACCGCACCCAGGACGAACTCCTCGCCGTGGCACGGGAGTACAAGCGCCGGGGCCTGCCGATCTCGGCGATCGTCTGCGACTTCTTCCACTGGACGCACCTGGGCGAGTGGAAGTTCGACCCGGCCGAGTGGCCGGACCCGGCGGCGATGGTCCGCGAACTGGAGGAGCTGGGGATCAAGTTGGTGGTGAGCGTGTGGCCGTCGGTGTCGCCGCTCTCCGAGAACCACCCGGTGATGGAACAGCGCGGCTACTTCATCGGCACCCAGTACGGTCCGACGGCGCACGCCGACTGGCCGGACAAGGGGGTCGCCTCGACGGTCCAGGTGGCCTTCTACGACGCGACGAACCCGGAAGCCCGTGAGTTCGTGTGGTCGAGGGTGCGGGACAACTATCTGATCCCGTACGGGATCACGGCGTTCTGGCTGGACGCGTGCGAGCCCGAGCTGAAGCCGGGCTTCCAGGAGAACCTGCGGTACTGGGCGGGTCCCGGGCTGGAGGTCGGCAACATCTACCCGGCGGAGAACTCCCGGACCTTCCACGAGGGTCTGCGGGCGGCGGGCGAGGAGGTCGTCACCCTCAACCGTTCGGCGTGGGCGGGCAGTCAGCGCTACGGCGCCGCCCTGTGGTCCGGCGACATCGGCACCGACTTCCCGACGCTGCGCCGCCAGATCGCGGCGGGCCTCAACACCGCGCTGTCCGGCATCCCCTGGTGGAACACGGACATCGGCGGCTTCCACGGCGGCGACCCGGACGACCCGGCGTACCGCGAGTTGATGATCCGCTGGTTCCAGTTCGGGGCGCTGTCCCCGCTGATGCGGCTGCACGGCTTCCGCGACCCGGGCATGCCGCTCGGCCCGGAGATGACCGGCGGTCCGAACGAGGTGTGGTCCTACGGCGATGAGGCGGGCGCCGTCCTGGAGCGGTACCTGCGCCTGCGCGAGCGGCTGAAGCCGTACGTGCTCCGGGTCATGCGGGAGGCGCACGAGGAGGGGCTGCCGGTGATGCGGCCGCTGTTCCTGGAGTTCCCGCAGGACCAGGCGGCCTGGTCGGTCGACGACGCGTATCTCTTGGGCCGGGACCTGCTGGTCGCCCCCGTGCTGACGGCGGGCGCGACGGCCCGTACGGCCTACCTTCCCGCGGGCGCTACCTGGACGGACGCGTGGACCGGGCAGACGTACGAGGGCGGTGCCCGCGTCACCGTCGACGCCCCGCTGGACCGTATTCCGCTGTTCCTGCGGGACGGGGCGCGGTTGCCGGTGGCGGAGTAG
- a CDS encoding LacI family DNA-binding transcriptional regulator, translating to MVTLAEVAQHAGVSASTVSYVLSGKRSISTTTRQRVEQSIRELGYHPNAGARALASSRSNIIALMVPLRTDMYVPVMMEIAIAVATTARTHGYDVLLLTGEEGPDAVRRVTGSGLADAMIVMDVELDDERLPLLRGTDQPSVLIGLPADTSGLTCVDLDFRATGALCVEHLAMLGHRDIAVIGEAPAVYERHTGFAERTLDGLRSRAQELGVRLLHRPCEGGYDATAVTLARILDERPGTTGFVVQNESAVEPMLALLRQQGRAVPEDVSVVAICPEQVAVQASVRLTSVAIPAQEMGRYAVEYLVAKLDGRGTDDVVLIAPELTVRASTGPAPSGSS from the coding sequence ATGGTCACCCTCGCCGAGGTCGCCCAGCACGCCGGAGTCTCGGCGAGCACGGTGAGCTATGTCCTCAGTGGCAAGCGGTCCATCTCCACGACCACCCGGCAGCGGGTCGAGCAGAGTATCCGGGAGCTGGGCTACCACCCGAACGCGGGCGCGCGGGCGCTGGCCAGCAGCAGGTCGAACATCATCGCGCTGATGGTCCCGCTGCGCACCGACATGTACGTGCCGGTGATGATGGAGATCGCCATCGCGGTGGCCACCACGGCCCGCACGCACGGTTACGACGTCCTGCTGCTGACCGGTGAGGAGGGTCCGGACGCCGTGCGCCGGGTGACCGGCAGCGGGCTGGCGGACGCGATGATCGTGATGGACGTCGAACTCGACGACGAGCGGCTGCCGTTGCTGCGCGGCACCGACCAGCCGTCGGTCCTGATCGGACTGCCCGCCGACACGTCCGGTCTCACGTGCGTCGACCTGGACTTCAGGGCGACGGGCGCCCTGTGCGTGGAGCATCTCGCGATGCTCGGGCACCGCGACATCGCTGTCATCGGCGAGGCACCCGCGGTCTACGAGCGGCACACCGGTTTCGCCGAGCGCACCCTCGACGGACTGCGGTCGCGCGCCCAGGAGTTGGGCGTACGACTGCTGCACCGGCCGTGCGAGGGCGGGTACGACGCGACGGCCGTCACTCTCGCCCGCATCCTGGACGAGCGCCCGGGCACGACCGGGTTCGTCGTGCAGAACGAGTCGGCGGTCGAGCCGATGCTCGCCCTGCTGCGGCAGCAGGGCCGGGCCGTCCCCGAGGACGTGTCCGTGGTGGCGATCTGCCCGGAGCAGGTGGCCGTGCAGGCCTCGGTGCGGCTGACGTCCGTGGCCATCCCGGCGCAGGAGATGGGCCGGTACGCCGTGGAGTACCTGGTCGCCAAGCTGGACGGCCGCGGCACGGACGACGTCGTGCTGATCGCACCGGAGCTGACGGTACGGGCGAGCACGGGTCCGGCGCCCTCCGGCTCTTCCTGA